The Pectinophora gossypiella chromosome 15, ilPecGoss1.1, whole genome shotgun sequence genome has a window encoding:
- the LOC126373161 gene encoding ELAV-like protein 1 encodes MINEMMVENGGGDANSNVSPTKLMVNYIPELMTRDMMYALFSAMGKIESCKLIANRGYGFVEYEKHEDAEKARAAFNGLLMQGKTLKVSFALLNPENKVSHKPDTESNLYISNLPPDMTLERLNNLFGQFGVITNSRVSQGIGFVCFEQRGQAEEAIKNMNGSSPIPGAGAIVVKFANKPNSNKNPPRPTPRVPVGAAPLAAYNGAAVFNGTPPTAFNGTNLSAAFGARPAAFAAGFPQASPPPLLPSPGKALPFINKGTQRFNPMAATNHSPLPLLGAPASPVPLLGAQPAPHQTTVYVYNIGEDTEELALWQLFGPYGAIDSIKVIKDPETKKNKGFAFVNMRDYDEAAMAIQALNGYTLNGQVLSVSFKTQKRNN; translated from the coding sequence ATGATAAACGAAATGATGGTGGAGAATGGCGGCGGCGACGCCAATTCCAATGTGTCACCTACCAAACTCATGGTCAACTACATCCCCGAGTTGATGACGCGCGATATGATGTACGCGCTGTTCTCGGCGATGGGCAAGATCGAGAGCTGCAAGCTGATCGCTAACCGCGGCTACGGCTTCGTCGAGTATGAGAAGCACGAGGACGCAGAGAAGGCGCGGGCCGCCTTCAACGGGCTGCTCATGCAAGGCAAGACGCTCAAGGTATCATTCGCGCTCCTAAACCCTGAAAACAAGGTCAGCCACAAGCCCGACACAGAATCTAACCTGTACATCAGCAACCTGCCCCCGGACATGACGCTCGAGCGACTCAACAACCTATTCGGTCAATTCGGTGTCATAACTAACAGCAGAGTCTCGCAGGGCATAGGCTTCGTGTGTTTCGAGCAGCGCGGGCAGGCCGAGGAGGCCATCAAGAACATGAACGGCTCGTCGCCGATACCCGGCGCCGGCGCCATCGTTGTAAAGTTCGCCAACAAACCCAACTCGAACAAGAACCCGCCACGGCCGACGCCGCGCGTTCCCGTGGGCGCGGCGCCGCTGGCCGCGTACAACGGCGCGGCGGTGTTCAACGGCACGCCGCCGACCGCCTTCAACGGCACCAACCTGTCGGCGGCGTTCGGTGCGCGGCCCGCAGCCTTCGCGGCCGGCTTCCCGCAGGCGTCACCGCCGCCACTGCTGCCGTCGCCTGGCAAGGCGCTGCCGTTCATCAACAAGGGCACGCAGCGCTTCAACCCGATGGCGGCCACCAACCACTCGCCGCTGCCGCTGCTGGGCGCGCCCGCCAGCCCCGTGCCGCTGCTCGGTGCACAGCCTGCGCCGCACCAGACCACAGTGTATGTATACAACATTGGGGAGGACACGGAGGAGTTGGCGCTGTGGCAGCTCTTCGGCCCTTATGGTGCCATTGATTCTATAAAAGTGATCAAAGATCCCgagacaaagaaaaataaaggttTTGCATTTGTGAACATGCGCGATTATGATGAGGCCGCGATGGCTATCCAAGCGCTCAATGGCTACACGCTCAACGGACAGGTTCTATCGGTTAGCTTTAAGACTCAGAAGAGAAATAATTAG
- the LOC126373243 gene encoding 39S ribosomal protein L33, mitochondrial — protein sequence MFLTNVLFKKAKSKLIMVLMESAVSGHKFMAIRERLGDKLELLRFDPYIQQESLYRERKKIRSIKS from the exons atgttTTTGACTAATGTTTTATTCAAGAAAGCGAAAAGCAA aCTTATAATGGTATTGATGGAGAGTGCGGTATCGGGACACAAATTTATGGCTATAAGAGAAAGGCTAGGGGACAAACTGGAGCTGTTAAGATTTGATCCTTATA TACAACAGGAGAGTTTGTACAGAGAAAGGAAGAAAATCAGAAGCATAAAATCATAG